From the Pongo pygmaeus isolate AG05252 chromosome X, NHGRI_mPonPyg2-v2.0_pri, whole genome shotgun sequence genome, one window contains:
- the CCDC160 gene encoding coiled-coil domain-containing protein 160 has translation MDARRKHWKENMFTPFFSAQDVLEETSEPESSSEQTTADSSKGMEEIYNLSSRKFQEESKFKRKKYIFQLNEIEQESNLRENKINVSKNETDTNSASYESSNVDVTTEESFNSTEDNSTCSTDNLPALLRQDIRKKFMERMSPKLCLNLLNEELEELNMKCRKIEEEFENAEKELLHYKKEIFTKPLNFQETDTDASKSDYELQALRNDLSEKATNVKNLSEQLQQAKEVIHKLNLENRDLKEAVRKLKHQTEVGNVLLKEEMKSYYELEMAKIRGELSAIKNELRTEKTLQARNNRALELLRKYYASSMVTSSSILDHFTGDFF, from the coding sequence ATGgatgctagaagaaaacactggaagGAGAATATGTTTACTCCTTTTTTTAGTGCACAAGATGTTCTAGAAGAGACTTCTGAGCCTGAATCTTCTTCTGAACAAACGACTGCAGATAGCAGCAAGGGAATGGAAGAAATTTATAATTTGTCCAGTAGAAAGTTTCAAGAAGAAAGtaaatttaagaggaaaaaatatattttccaactaaatgaaatagaacaaGAATCAAATTTAAGAGAGAACAAGATAAACGTTTCAAAGAATGAAACAGACACAAATTCTGCATCCTATGAATCATCTAATGTGGATGTTACAACAGAAGAAAGCTTTAACAGCACAGAAGATAACTCTACCTGCAGTACAGATAACTTACCAGCTCTACTAAGACAAGacataagaaagaaatttatggAAAGAATGTCTCCAAAACTTTGCCTGAATCTTTTGAATGAAGAACTGGAAGAACTTAAtatgaaatgcagaaaaatagaagaggaatttGAAAATGCTGAAAAAGAACTTTTGcactacaaaaaagaaatattcacaaaACCCCTAAATTTTCAAGAAACAGACACGGATGCTTCAAAAAGTGACTATGAACTTCAAGCTTTAAGAAATGATCTGTCTGAAAAAGCAACAAATGTAAAAAACTTAAGTGAACAGCTCCAGCAAGCCAAAGAAGTCATCCACAAATTGAACCTAGAGAACAGAGATTTAAAAGAAGCTGTTAGGAAGTTAAAGCATCAAACCGAGGTTGGAAATGTGCtcctaaaagaagaaatgaaatcgTATTATGAATTAGAAATGGCAAAGATCCGCGGAGAGCTCAGTGCCATCAAGAATGAACTGAGGACTGAGAAGACCCTACAAGCAAGAAATAACAGAGCCTTGGAGTTGCTTAGAAAATACTATGCTTCTTCAATGGTAACATCATCAAGTATCCTTGACCACTTTactggggattttttttaa